In Bacteroides coprosuis DSM 18011, the following are encoded in one genomic region:
- a CDS encoding hypothetical protein (KEGG: bth:BT_1044 hypothetical protein~SPTR: Putative secreted endoglycosidase, GH family 18;~IMG reference gene:2504106662), with the protein MKSNIKTLIHIIPFVLTMVFLPQACSKWTDTERDILENQEGLKRRIPYLEAESMEDLTLDLQEYFKNIKEYRETRHVKGFGWFGNWTGKGDNPQNYLKALPDSVDFVSLWGCRGNLTPEQKKDLKFFQEVKSGKAILCWIIQDLGDQLTPIGRDALDYWVEEKGKGVFEDGVRAYASAICDSIEKYNLDGFDIDYEPGYGHSGTLASGQEISPNGNRNMQIFIETLSERLRPAGRMLVMDGQPDLLSSETSKLVDHYIYQAYWESRTSYVLSKINHPHLSDWEEKTIITVEFEQTWKTGGITHYRSTVRPELNREPGTQILDYATLNLPSGKRIGGIGTFHMEYDYANINREEAENRPYHWLRKALYFGNQVYPIEK; encoded by the coding sequence ATGAAATCAAATATAAAAACGCTTATACATATAATACCTTTTGTATTGACAATGGTATTCTTACCCCAAGCTTGTAGTAAGTGGACAGACACTGAACGAGATATTTTGGAGAACCAAGAAGGTTTAAAAAGACGTATTCCATACTTAGAGGCAGAATCGATGGAAGATCTTACCTTAGACTTACAAGAGTATTTTAAAAATATTAAAGAATATAGAGAAACTCGCCATGTCAAAGGATTCGGATGGTTTGGTAACTGGACAGGTAAGGGGGACAATCCTCAAAACTACCTCAAAGCACTACCAGATAGTGTTGACTTTGTTTCTTTGTGGGGATGTAGAGGAAATTTAACTCCTGAGCAAAAAAAGGATCTTAAATTCTTTCAAGAAGTAAAAAGTGGGAAAGCTATACTCTGCTGGATTATTCAGGACTTAGGAGATCAATTAACACCTATAGGAAGAGATGCTCTTGACTATTGGGTTGAAGAAAAAGGTAAAGGAGTTTTCGAAGATGGAGTTAGAGCTTATGCAAGTGCTATTTGTGACTCGATCGAAAAGTATAACTTAGATGGTTTTGATATTGATTACGAACCAGGGTACGGTCATTCAGGAACTCTAGCCAGTGGTCAAGAAATATCTCCTAATGGAAATAGAAATATGCAAATTTTCATTGAAACATTAAGTGAAAGACTCCGTCCTGCAGGACGTATGCTTGTTATGGATGGACAACCAGACCTTCTCTCTAGTGAAACTTCAAAACTTGTAGACCATTATATTTATCAAGCTTATTGGGAAAGTAGAACTAGTTATGTTTTAAGTAAAATTAATCATCCACACCTATCAGATTGGGAAGAAAAAACAATTATTACTGTGGAGTTTGAACAAACTTGGAAAACAGGTGGTATTACTCATTATAGAAGTACAGTGAGACCTGAATTAAATAGAGAACCAGGAACACAAATATTAGATTATGCAACTTTAAATCTTCCAAGTGGTAAACGAATTGGTGGTATTGGTACTTTCCATATGGAATATGATTACGCAAATATCAACCGTGAAGAAGCTGAAAACAGACCATACCATTGGCTGCGCAAAGCTTTATACTTTGGAAATCAAGTTTATCCTATTGAAAAATAA
- a CDS encoding hypothetical protein (KEGG: bth:BT_1043 hypothetical protein~SPTR: SusD homolog;~IMG reference gene:2504106663): MKKYIYLALIALLSACADYEDINSNIYGVTDSELKAGGLAYGSAFMKMQQLVIPIGSPDKTTDPGNDLQNTDLISSGNYIGYFGNNNNWGFNIESNWNFREDRMTYAYENFYSKLYRSWNDIYKEANGSEEPNDKATLALANIVKVAGWLRATDVFGPIVYTNAGKGSIAPKLDSQEDVYRAMLADLDESVEILKNYPSLLMNDYDAIYDGNTSKWVKFANSLMLRMSVRVHFKDQALAQEYIQKALDPANGGVIENIEEEAKVQSTSKMPLLNSLLASIDYGETRMGLGIWSYLTGYEDPRISKYFTKGTFFDEAHYLAVAPTNSRSKEMGKNTPEFASKPNVYEGSPLYWMRASEVLFLKAEAALFGLISENPKQLYEEGVTMSFEENGVKGVEQYLKSKSRPTDIDMSNYHYGYYSAKISEKNTSPNWNDMNQASNLSQKEQQFQKIMTQKYLALYPNAVEAWTEYRRTGYPFILPPEDREAPKRIGCTECLAPERFRYSPSEYSNNPNMNEIPSLLGGEDTGATKMWWVREDRPSQR, translated from the coding sequence ATGAAGAAATATATATATTTAGCATTAATAGCATTACTATCTGCTTGTGCCGACTATGAGGATATTAATTCAAATATCTACGGTGTTACAGATTCAGAGTTAAAAGCGGGAGGACTAGCATATGGTTCCGCATTTATGAAAATGCAACAATTAGTTATCCCTATTGGGTCTCCAGATAAAACTACAGATCCAGGTAATGATCTTCAAAATACAGATCTAATATCTTCTGGAAACTATATTGGATATTTCGGAAACAATAACAATTGGGGCTTCAATATTGAATCAAATTGGAACTTTAGAGAAGACCGCATGACTTATGCTTATGAAAACTTTTACTCTAAGCTATATAGATCATGGAATGATATTTACAAAGAAGCAAACGGATCTGAAGAACCTAATGATAAAGCAACTTTAGCACTTGCTAATATTGTAAAAGTAGCAGGTTGGTTAAGAGCAACTGACGTTTTTGGACCTATAGTATATACTAATGCAGGAAAAGGTAGTATTGCTCCCAAACTAGACTCACAAGAAGATGTATATAGAGCAATGCTTGCAGATTTGGATGAATCAGTAGAAATTCTAAAAAATTACCCTTCATTATTAATGAATGACTATGATGCAATTTATGATGGCAACACTAGTAAATGGGTAAAATTCGCAAATTCTCTTATGCTAAGAATGAGTGTACGTGTACATTTTAAAGACCAAGCTTTAGCACAAGAGTACATTCAAAAAGCTCTCGATCCAGCAAACGGAGGTGTCATTGAGAATATTGAAGAAGAAGCTAAAGTTCAAAGTACCAGCAAAATGCCATTATTAAACTCTCTGTTAGCTTCTATAGATTATGGTGAAACTAGAATGGGACTAGGTATATGGAGTTATTTAACAGGATATGAAGATCCTCGTATATCTAAATACTTTACCAAAGGAACTTTTTTTGATGAAGCTCATTATTTAGCTGTAGCGCCTACTAATAGTAGGAGTAAAGAGATGGGGAAAAATACACCTGAATTTGCATCTAAACCAAATGTTTATGAAGGTTCTCCACTCTACTGGATGCGTGCATCGGAAGTATTGTTTCTAAAAGCTGAAGCAGCATTATTTGGATTAATTTCAGAAAATCCCAAACAGCTATATGAAGAAGGTGTGACTATGTCTTTTGAAGAAAATGGAGTAAAGGGTGTAGAACAATATCTAAAATCTAAATCAAGACCTACAGATATTGATATGTCAAATTATCATTATGGTTACTACTCTGCCAAAATTTCCGAAAAGAATACATCACCTAACTGGAATGATATGAATCAGGCTTCTAACCTTAGCCAAAAAGAACAACAATTTCAGAAAATAATGACTCAGAAATACTTAGCATTATATCCGAATGCTGTTGAAGCTTGGACAGAGTATCGTAGAACAGGCTATCCTTTTATACTACCACCTGAAGACAGAGAAGCTCCTAAACGAATTGGTTGCACAGAGTGTCTTGCACCAGAACGTTTTAGATATTCACCAAGCGAATACAGTAATAATCCTAATATGAATGAAATTCCATCTCTGTTAGGTGGAGAAGATACAGGTGCTACTAAAATGTGGTGGGTTCGTGAAGACAGACCATCTCAACGCTAA
- a CDS encoding TonB-dependent receptor (COGs: COG1629 Outer membrane receptor protein mostly Fe transport~InterPro IPR012910:IPR000531~KEGG: bth:BT_1042 hypothetical protein~PFAM: TonB-dependent receptor, beta-barrel; TonB-dependent receptor, plug~SPTR: SusC homolog;~IMG reference gene:2504106664~PFAM: Phage late control gene D protein (GPD); TonB-dependent Receptor Plug Domain; TonB dependent receptor~TIGRFAM: TonB-dependent outer membrane receptor, SusC/RagA subfamily, signature region; TonB-linked outer membrane protein, SusC/RagA family), with translation MKYKFQYLLLILLLVSMSTFANAQSSKITVDFKESTLEQIIKEIGQQASLSIVYNVKDIDTQGKYSIKATNEDASVVVERLLKNSNVNYTIKDNHLVLSAKQTAKAQQSTTRHKVTGNVVDEAGESLIGVSIAIKGSSTGTITNIDGDFSIDVPNGSELEVSYIGYMSQKFKITKGQDLKVVLKEDTKTLDEVVVTALGIKRAEKALSYNVQQVKGDELTSIKDANFMNSISGKVAGVNIQRSSAGVGGSTRVVMRGNKSIMGDNNVLYVVDGIPIGNQADRSGSGTGFGGMTSGEGISNFNPDDIESISVLTGPSAAALYGASAANGVILINTKKGKEGKVRVNVNSSFEAANAYILPEFQNTYGNKSGDSRSWGDKLATPTSYDPKDFFNTGNTFNNSFNISAGTEKNQTYFSASAINATGVVPNNKYHRYNVTLRNTAKFFNDKLTIDASASYVREFANNMVSFGTYFNPIVGAYLYPRGQNFEQEKYFERYNENLGYSEQYWSPGDMGMDIQNPYWIAYRNIRPEAKDRYMFYGQAKYDLTNWLNIAGRVRLDNTYTEKEDKRYASTINTFAKPKGRYTYSNSTFKQKYADIMVNLDKDLNTNFHLTANIGSSFEEYDTKGRGYGGQLLLVPNKFTYTNIDPTNSTPSEIGGNSRTRNFAMFGSTELSWNSALYLTLTGRGDKPSQLVNSKNEWIFYPSIGLSALVTELLSDDLQQRIKPVLSFLKVRTSYTEVGSPIPFTGLTPGTITHNISGGAVDPYEYYPVSDLKAERTRSYELGVDSKWFNNILSIGVTLYKSNTYNQLLKAQLSKGSGYNYMFVQAGNVQNKGIEINLGLSQSFKDFEYNTVLTATANRNKIKELAHNVKNPVDPTQILDLSDIQMGRFRLREGGQIGDLYADEWLKRDDENHINYNKEDGDQLLTESTTPYKIGSVNPKWNLGWNTTLSYKGFSFNMLFNARIGGQVISKTQAMLDKFGVSKVSAQARDAGGVQVGDFVVDPKTYYESVSNLDAYYVYSATNVRLQEARLSYSFPKKWFNNIVNDLSLSVYGTNLWMLYNKAPFDPELTASTGTFGQGYDYFMLPSQRTFGVGLKVGF, from the coding sequence ATGAAATACAAATTTCAATATTTGTTGTTGATTCTACTATTAGTATCAATGAGCACCTTTGCTAATGCACAGAGCTCTAAAATTACGGTAGATTTCAAAGAATCAACATTAGAACAAATCATCAAAGAGATAGGGCAACAAGCATCCCTATCAATTGTGTATAATGTCAAAGACATAGACACTCAAGGAAAATATAGTATTAAAGCAACAAACGAAGATGCATCAGTTGTTGTTGAAAGACTACTAAAAAACTCGAATGTTAATTACACAATCAAGGACAATCATCTTGTATTATCCGCTAAACAAACAGCTAAAGCACAACAATCAACCACAAGACACAAAGTAACAGGTAATGTAGTAGATGAAGCTGGAGAATCCTTAATCGGTGTTAGCATTGCTATTAAAGGTTCATCAACAGGAACTATTACAAACATTGATGGCGATTTTAGTATCGATGTTCCCAATGGTAGCGAATTAGAAGTTTCATACATCGGTTATATGTCTCAAAAATTTAAAATCACAAAAGGTCAAGACCTGAAAGTTGTTTTAAAGGAAGACACTAAGACACTCGATGAAGTAGTTGTTACTGCCTTAGGTATTAAACGTGCAGAAAAAGCACTTAGCTACAATGTACAACAAGTAAAGGGAGATGAACTTACTTCAATAAAAGATGCAAACTTTATGAACTCTATTTCTGGTAAAGTTGCAGGTGTAAACATCCAACGAAGCTCTGCAGGCGTGGGTGGTTCTACTCGTGTAGTAATGAGAGGGAATAAATCAATCATGGGAGATAATAACGTTTTATACGTTGTTGATGGTATTCCAATTGGTAACCAAGCAGACAGAAGTGGAAGTGGCACAGGTTTCGGTGGTATGACTTCAGGAGAAGGTATCTCGAATTTTAACCCTGACGACATTGAAAGTATTTCTGTCCTTACAGGTCCTTCTGCTGCTGCTCTTTACGGAGCTTCTGCTGCAAATGGCGTAATTCTTATTAATACAAAGAAAGGTAAAGAAGGCAAAGTCAGAGTCAATGTCAATTCTTCATTTGAAGCTGCTAACGCATACATTTTACCAGAATTTCAAAATACCTATGGTAATAAATCTGGTGATTCCAGATCATGGGGTGATAAATTAGCAACTCCGACATCTTATGATCCAAAAGATTTCTTTAATACAGGAAATACTTTTAATAACTCATTCAATATATCGGCAGGAACAGAAAAAAATCAAACTTACTTTTCTGCTTCAGCTATCAATGCAACAGGAGTTGTTCCTAACAACAAATATCATAGATATAATGTAACTCTTAGAAATACAGCTAAATTCTTTAATGACAAACTTACTATTGATGCATCAGCTAGTTATGTTAGAGAATTTGCTAATAATATGGTTTCTTTTGGTACATACTTTAACCCTATTGTAGGAGCATATCTATACCCAAGAGGACAAAACTTTGAACAAGAAAAGTATTTTGAAAGATACAATGAAAATCTTGGATATAGTGAACAATACTGGAGTCCTGGCGACATGGGTATGGATATCCAAAACCCTTACTGGATTGCATATCGTAACATTAGACCAGAAGCAAAAGACAGATATATGTTTTATGGACAAGCAAAATATGATTTAACTAATTGGTTAAATATAGCAGGCCGTGTCAGATTAGATAATACTTATACTGAAAAAGAAGATAAAAGATATGCTTCAACTATAAACACATTTGCTAAACCAAAAGGAAGATACACCTATTCTAACTCTACTTTCAAACAAAAGTATGCTGATATTATGGTGAATCTAGACAAAGATCTAAATACTAATTTTCACTTAACAGCGAATATCGGTTCTTCTTTTGAAGAGTATGATACAAAAGGTCGTGGATATGGTGGACAATTATTATTAGTTCCTAATAAGTTCACATATACAAATATTGATCCAACCAATAGTACACCTTCAGAAATAGGAGGAAATAGTAGAACAAGAAATTTTGCAATGTTTGGTTCCACAGAGCTATCATGGAACTCTGCTCTATATTTAACTCTAACAGGTAGAGGGGATAAACCATCTCAATTAGTAAATAGTAAAAATGAATGGATTTTCTATCCATCAATAGGTCTTTCAGCTCTAGTAACAGAACTATTGTCAGATGATTTACAACAAAGAATTAAGCCTGTTCTTTCTTTCTTGAAAGTTAGAACTTCATATACAGAAGTAGGTTCACCTATTCCATTCACAGGTTTAACTCCAGGTACTATTACTCACAATATTTCAGGAGGAGCTGTTGATCCTTATGAATATTATCCTGTGTCAGATCTAAAGGCTGAAAGAACAAGATCATATGAATTAGGGGTTGATTCTAAATGGTTTAACAATATTCTTTCAATTGGTGTTACCTTATATAAATCAAATACATATAACCAATTGCTAAAGGCTCAATTATCAAAGGGTTCTGGTTATAACTATATGTTTGTTCAAGCTGGTAACGTACAAAATAAAGGTATTGAAATAAACTTAGGCTTAAGCCAGTCTTTCAAAGACTTTGAATACAATACAGTATTAACAGCTACAGCTAATAGAAATAAAATTAAAGAATTAGCTCACAATGTAAAAAACCCTGTAGATCCTACACAAATACTAGACCTTTCAGACATCCAAATGGGACGTTTCCGTTTGAGAGAAGGAGGTCAAATTGGAGATCTGTATGCAGATGAATGGTTAAAACGTGATGACGAAAATCATATTAACTACAACAAAGAAGATGGTGATCAATTACTAACCGAATCAACTACTCCATATAAAATTGGTTCTGTCAATCCTAAATGGAATTTAGGCTGGAACACCACACTTTCCTATAAAGGCTTTAGCTTTAACATGCTCTTTAATGCTCGTATTGGAGGACAAGTTATTTCCAAGACACAAGCTATGCTTGACAAGTTTGGAGTTTCAAAGGTTTCAGCACAAGCAAGAGATGCAGGAGGTGTACAAGTAGGTGATTTTGTAGTAGATCCTAAAACCTATTATGAATCAGTTTCAAATCTTGATGCATATTATGTGTACTCTGCAACAAATGTAAGATTACAAGAAGCTCGTCTATCATACTCTTTCCCTAAGAAATGGTTTAATAACATTGTTAATGATTTGTCATTATCAGTTTATGGAACAAACCTTTGGATGCTTTATAATAAAGCTCCATTCGATCCAGAATTAACTGCATCAACAGGTACATTTGGACAAGGTTATGACTACTTCATGCTTCCAAGTCAAAGAACGTTTGGAGTTGGACTTAAAGTAGGTTTCTAA
- a CDS encoding anti-FecI sigma factor, FecR (COGs: COG3712 Fe2+-dicitrate sensor membrane component~InterPro IPR006860~KEGG: bfs:BF1309 putative anti-sigma factor~PFAM: FecR protein~SPTR: Putative anti-sigma factor;~IMG reference gene:2504106665~PFAM: FecR protein) translates to MELDYKTLTKYIDNSLSTEETQKVEEWYNKSEEHKQKMQDFYTVYKLEKASYAYEKADENVSFERIKSKITLHKDNTSPLSPTRFIPIFRKIATPLAAFFTGIVLTTSILLFLMQDNINATYIASTDDNQRSEITLPDGTKVWLNATTQVKYTESFWNKKRILALDGEAYLEVKPNKKKPFIVSAQDVDVKVLGTKFNVRSRESEAEVITTLLEGSVQVKSSKVEDSTILKPGQSIIINAKDGSSELFTYSKPHNILLWRTGELTFDKSTLQEIAQTLEQHFNIHFQFENDKLKEEIYTCSFSTNDNIDYILNILTLTEKFKYRVIDNKVILY, encoded by the coding sequence ATGGAGCTAGACTATAAAACACTCACTAAATATATTGACAATAGTTTATCGACTGAAGAAACCCAAAAAGTCGAAGAATGGTATAATAAATCTGAAGAGCATAAACAAAAGATGCAAGATTTTTATACTGTTTACAAACTAGAGAAGGCTTCTTATGCCTACGAAAAAGCGGATGAGAATGTCAGTTTTGAAAGGATAAAGAGCAAAATAACTCTTCACAAAGATAATACTTCTCCTCTGTCACCAACTCGCTTTATTCCTATTTTTAGAAAGATAGCAACACCACTCGCAGCCTTTTTTACAGGAATAGTCCTTACTACAAGTATACTCTTATTCCTTATGCAAGATAATATTAATGCTACCTATATTGCATCAACCGATGATAACCAAAGAAGTGAAATAACGTTACCTGATGGAACAAAGGTTTGGTTAAATGCAACAACACAAGTAAAATACACAGAATCATTTTGGAATAAAAAGAGAATTTTGGCGCTTGATGGTGAAGCATACTTAGAGGTAAAACCCAATAAAAAAAAGCCATTTATTGTATCTGCTCAAGATGTAGATGTAAAAGTGCTTGGAACTAAGTTTAATGTTCGCTCCAGAGAAAGTGAAGCTGAAGTTATAACTACATTACTAGAGGGTTCAGTCCAAGTAAAAAGTTCAAAAGTAGAAGACTCTACCATTTTAAAGCCAGGACAAAGCATCATTATAAATGCAAAAGATGGCAGTTCTGAATTATTTACATATAGTAAACCTCATAATATTTTACTTTGGAGAACAGGAGAGTTAACCTTTGATAAAAGTACATTACAAGAGATTGCACAAACACTTGAACAGCATTTCAATATCCATTTTCAATTTGAGAATGATAAGCTAAAAGAAGAAATATACACTTGTTCCTTCTCTACAAATGATAATATAGACTATATATTAAATATACTAACACTCACCGAAAAATTTAAATATAGAGTAATAGATAATAAAGTTATTCTATACTAA
- a CDS encoding RNA polymerase, sigma-24 subunit, ECF subfamily (COGs: COG1595 DNA-directed RNA polymerase specialized sigma subunit sigma24 homolog~InterPro IPR007627:IPR013249:IPR014284:IPR014327~KEGG: bfs:BF1308 putative RNA polymerase ECF-type sigma factor~PFAM: RNA polymerase sigma factor 70, region 4 type 2; RNA polymerase sigma-70 region 2~SPTR: RNA polymerase ECF-type sigma factor;~TIGRFAM: RNA polymerase sigma-70, Bacteroidetes type; RNA polymerase sigma-70~IMG reference gene:2504106666~PFAM: Sigma-70, region 4; Sigma-70 region 2~TIGRFAM: RNA polymerase sigma factor, sigma-70 family; RNA polymerase sigma-70 factor, Bacteroides expansion family 1), translated as MALTNSENSKELIQQLNEGSHDAFRKIYTFYYRGLVAFSSQYVDFEEAEEVVQEVMLWVWENRNKISYKLSLKSLLFTMVKNRSLNKIAHLDVRRRAYAEIIRESEDLATPDDFVNGSIFKKYQLLLKTMPDTYREAFELNRLKNMTHKEIADYLDVSPQTINYRISQALKFLRGGLKEFLPLLLPLILLLSFI; from the coding sequence TTGGCGTTGACAAATAGTGAAAATAGTAAAGAACTCATCCAGCAACTAAATGAAGGGAGTCATGATGCTTTTAGAAAAATTTACACTTTTTACTACAGGGGTTTAGTGGCCTTTTCTTCACAATATGTGGATTTTGAAGAAGCAGAAGAAGTTGTTCAAGAAGTAATGTTGTGGGTTTGGGAAAATAGAAACAAGATATCATATAAATTGTCTCTAAAGTCATTGCTGTTTACTATGGTCAAGAATCGGTCATTAAATAAGATAGCTCATTTAGATGTTCGTAGGCGAGCTTATGCAGAAATAATACGAGAATCTGAAGATTTAGCAACACCTGATGATTTTGTAAATGGATCTATCTTTAAGAAATATCAGCTATTACTAAAAACGATGCCCGATACTTATCGAGAGGCTTTTGAGTTAAATCGTTTGAAGAATATGACACATAAAGAAATTGCTGATTATTTAGATGTGTCTCCTCAAACGATCAATTATCGGATTAGTCAAGCTTTAAAATTCCTTCGTGGTGGTCTAAAAGAATTCCTTCCTCTACTTTTACCTCTCATTTTATTATTGAGTTTCATATAG
- a CDS encoding GCN5-related N-acetyltransferase (COGs: COG2153 acyltransferase~InterPro IPR000182~KEGG: zpr:ZPR_0012 GCN5-related N-acetyltransferase~PFAM: GCN5-related N-acetyltransferase (GNAT) domain~SPTR: Putative uncharacterized protein;~IMG reference gene:2504106667~PFAM: Acetyltransferase (GNAT) family), with translation MNIRDIKWVVKSFNELTSRELYKILHVRQEVFVLELQGYYQDIDYQDQKALHLLGFVKTELVAYTRIFPQNIIFSKSASFGRFLVVKEYRKEGVGHELMEQTFQVVEGLLEANAIEIEAQLYLKVFYEKYGFIMTGNSFINAGIPHIIMKKDL, from the coding sequence ATGAATATTCGAGATATAAAATGGGTTGTAAAGTCTTTTAATGAATTAACGAGTAGAGAGCTGTATAAAATACTACATGTTAGGCAAGAGGTTTTTGTATTAGAATTACAAGGTTATTATCAGGATATTGATTATCAAGATCAAAAAGCTTTGCATCTATTAGGTTTTGTAAAAACAGAATTAGTAGCCTATACTCGTATTTTCCCTCAGAACATAATCTTTTCAAAATCAGCATCCTTCGGTCGTTTTCTTGTTGTGAAAGAGTATAGAAAAGAAGGAGTAGGGCATGAGTTGATGGAACAAACATTCCAAGTTGTTGAAGGGTTGCTCGAAGCTAATGCTATTGAAATAGAAGCTCAACTCTACCTTAAAGTCTTTTATGAAAAATATGGGTTTATCATGACTGGAAATTCTTTTATAAATGCAGGTATCCCACATATTATCATGAAGAAAGATCTGTAA
- a CDS encoding hypothetical protein (KEGG: bfs:BF2636 hypothetical protein~SPTR: Putative uncharacterized protein;~IMG reference gene:2504106668), with protein sequence MHKLRQIIILCLFLLTCNLVKAQIGDMRNILSVGGNAGININSVMFTPTVKQGTLIGPSFGVSARYISEKYFAMICGAQLEINFSQRGWKEQFDEQPENSYSRTMNYIEIPFLAHLAFGKEPTGVQFFIHLGPEIAFLISENEKFSDQFEASNVTMAQYGKTAENKFDYGITGGLGLEWKTKKAGNFLIEGRYYFGLSDFYNNSKKDYFDRSAHSVFTIKLSYLFDLIKK encoded by the coding sequence ATGCATAAATTACGACAAATAATAATCCTTTGCCTCTTCTTACTAACCTGTAACTTAGTAAAAGCTCAAATAGGAGATATGAGGAATATACTTAGTGTAGGAGGTAATGCCGGAATAAATATAAACTCGGTGATGTTTACACCAACAGTTAAACAAGGTACACTTATTGGACCTTCATTTGGTGTATCGGCTAGATATATCTCTGAAAAATATTTTGCAATGATTTGTGGAGCACAATTAGAAATCAATTTTTCACAAAGAGGATGGAAAGAGCAATTTGATGAGCAACCAGAAAACAGCTATAGCCGTACGATGAACTACATAGAAATACCGTTTTTGGCACATTTAGCATTCGGAAAAGAACCTACAGGTGTACAATTTTTTATTCACCTAGGTCCAGAAATAGCTTTTTTAATCAGTGAGAATGAAAAATTCAGCGATCAGTTTGAAGCTAGTAATGTGACTATGGCTCAATATGGTAAGACTGCAGAGAATAAATTTGACTATGGCATTACTGGAGGTTTAGGATTAGAGTGGAAAACAAAAAAGGCTGGAAACTTTTTAATTGAAGGAAGATATTATTTTGGATTATCTGACTTTTATAATAATTCTAAGAAAGATTATTTTGATAGATCCGCTCATAGTGTCTTCACTATAAAATTATCTTATCTATTTGATCTCATAAAAAAATAA